A region from the Aegilops tauschii subsp. strangulata cultivar AL8/78 chromosome 5, Aet v6.0, whole genome shotgun sequence genome encodes:
- the LOC109741443 gene encoding protochlorophyllide-dependent translocon component 52, chloroplastic: MDPLSLLVPRARPSLPLPLRAASPATSSARAAAPAPRRWRQRARLPSPVSAVAAEAPSAPSPSGGEEKEKEKEEGQFDWLDQWYPLAPVCDLDPGAPHGKTVLGLRVVAWYDRAVDEWRVFDDACPHRLAPLSEGRIDDKGRLQCVYHGWCFDGRGSCQFIPQAPALGPPVHKNSKACVASYPSVVQNNILWFYPRADEEHQDILQRKRPPFIPEIDDPSFVTVYGVRDLPYGYDVLVENLMDPAHVPYAHKGLMGKLRKKEDPGRVEFDVEGGGPVKMKIAEADIAGFLSEQDNSGYFRYVAPCTFYGSPLPKEEKGQEKKKKKPPQFMLVFMCVPVSPGKSRVIWAFPRNVGVWLDKVIPRWYYHIGQNAILDSDIYLLHIEERNFAAAGIENWQKAVYVPTSSDNMVIAFRNWFRKHCKSQVGWAAPTVGQLPETPTKDKLMERYWSHVTQCRSCSAALKGMKALEVALQIASVAVVGFLAVAKGTLVTSVVQRAAVVSLAVLCFAASRWLASFIEKNFYFQDYVHAYK, encoded by the exons ATGgatcccctctccctcctcgtcccCCGCGCGCGCCCTTCGCTCCCGCTCCCGCTCCGCGCCGCCTCCCCGGCCACCAGCAGCGCCAGAgcggcggcaccggccccgcgaCGGTGGCGGCAGCGCGCGCGGCTGCCGTCGCCGGTCTCGGCCGTGGCGGCGGAGGCGCCCTCGGCGCCGTCGCCGTCCGGcggggaggagaaggagaaggagaaggaggaggggcAGTTCGACTGGCTGGACCAGTGGTACCCGCTGGCCCCCGTGTGCGACCTGGACCCCGGCGCGCCGCACGGCAAGACGGTGCTGGGCCTCCGCGTGGTGGCCTGGTACGACCGCGCCGTGGACGAGTGGCGCGTGTTCGACGACGCCTGCCCGCACCGCCTGGCGCCGCTCTCCGAGGGCCGCATCGACGACAAGGGCCGCCTCCAGTGCGTCTACCACGGCTGGTGCTTCGACGGCCGCGGCTCCTGCCAGTTCATCCCACAGGCCCCCGCCCTCGGCCCACCT GTGCACAAGAACAGCAAGGCGTGCGTGGCGTCGTACCCGAGCGTGGTGCAGAACAACATCCTGTGGTTCTACCCGAGGGCCGACGAGGAGCACCAAGACATTCTGCAGAGGAAGCGCCCGCCATTCATCCCGGAgatcgacgacccctccttcgtCACCGTCTACGGCGTCAGGGACCTCCCCTACGG CTACGATGTGCTGGTGGAGAACCTCATGGACCCTGCCCACGTCCCCTACGCGCACAAGGGGCTGATGGGCAAGCTTCGCAAGAAGGAAGACCCCGGAAG AGTTGAGTTCGACGTCGAAGGCGGCGGGCCAGTGAAGATGAAGATAGCGGAGGCGGATATCGCCGGGTTCCTGTCGGAGCAGGACAATAGCGGATACTTCCGGTACGTCGCGCCGTGCACCTTCTACGGCTCGCCCCTCCCAAAAGAGGAAAAGGGACAG gagaagaagaagaagaagccgccTCAGTTCATGCTGGTGTTCATGTGCGTCCCGGTGTCTCCAGGGAAAAGCAGGGTGATCTGGGCGTTCCCGAGGAACGTCGGCGTCTGGCTCGACAAGGTCATACCGCGGTGGTACTACCACATCGGCCAGAACGCCATCCTGGACTCAGACATCTACCTCCTCCACATCGAG GAGCGCAACTTCGCCGCGGCGGGCATCGAAAACTGGCAGAAAGCCGTGTATGTGCCGACGTCGTCGGACAACATGGTGATTGCCTTCAGGAACTGGTTCAGAAAACACTGCAAGAGTCAGGTCGGCTGGGCCGCCCCGACGGTCGGTCAGCTACCAGAGACTCCAACCAAAGACAAGCTCATGGAGAG GTACTGGTCGCACGTCACGCAGTGCAGGAGCTGCAGCGCGGCGCTGAAGGGCATGAAGGCGCTGGAGGTTGCCCTGCAGATTGCGTCGGTGGCAGTGGTCGGGTTCCTCGCCGTCGCCAAGGGGACACTGGTGACATCGGTGGTGCAGAGAGCCGCCGTTGTGTCCTTGGCCGTGCTGTGCTTCGCCGCGTCCCGTTGGCTGGCGAGCTTCATCGAGAAGAACTTCTATTTCCAGGATTACGTCCATGCCTACAAGTGA